The following coding sequences are from one Devosia neptuniae window:
- a CDS encoding ABC transporter ATP-binding protein gives MADVTLRGIRKSYGSLEVVHGVDLDIKSGEFVVFVGPSGCGKSTLLRMIAGLEPISGGEISIGGRVVNDVPSPQRGISMVFQSYALYPHMSVYENMAFGLKLAKTPKAEVDQRVREAARILQIEDYLERMPKALSGGQRQRVAIGRAIVRNPKVFLFDEPLSNLDASLRAQTRVEIAKLHDTLDATMIYVTHDQVEAMTLADRIVVLNAGRIEQVGSPLELYRNPVNTFVAGFIASQRMNFLPVVVEGNQLRLVDGKALPLSHPQLAKAVTLGVRPEHLELASPEAAHFSGTLSVIEQFGEYALAYVELASGELMTVKLDGAPDLQLHEQVHIGLPADGVHLFDAEGRALR, from the coding sequence GTGTTTGTCGGCCCCTCGGGCTGCGGCAAATCCACATTGCTCAGAATGATTGCCGGGCTCGAGCCGATTTCGGGCGGCGAGATTTCGATCGGTGGCAGGGTGGTCAACGATGTGCCATCGCCCCAGCGTGGCATTTCCATGGTGTTTCAGTCCTATGCGCTTTACCCGCATATGAGCGTCTACGAAAACATGGCTTTTGGGTTGAAGTTGGCCAAGACGCCCAAGGCCGAGGTGGACCAGCGGGTGCGCGAGGCGGCGCGGATCTTGCAGATCGAGGATTATCTCGAGCGCATGCCCAAGGCGCTATCGGGCGGGCAACGCCAGCGTGTCGCCATCGGCCGGGCCATTGTGCGCAATCCCAAGGTGTTTCTGTTCGACGAGCCGCTGAGTAACCTTGATGCCTCGCTGCGGGCGCAGACCCGGGTCGAAATCGCCAAGCTGCATGACACGCTCGACGCTACTATGATCTATGTTACGCATGATCAGGTCGAGGCCATGACGCTGGCTGATCGGATCGTGGTGCTCAATGCCGGGCGGATCGAGCAGGTGGGCTCACCGCTCGAGCTTTATCGCAATCCGGTCAATACCTTTGTGGCCGGGTTCATTGCCAGCCAGCGCATGAACTTTTTGCCGGTGGTGGTGGAAGGCAATCAGTTGCGGCTAGTCGATGGCAAGGCTCTGCCGCTGTCGCATCCGCAATTGGCCAAGGCGGTGACGCTGGGCGTGCGGCCTGAGCATCTGGAACTGGCGAGCCCCGAAGCAGCACATTTCAGCGGGACGCTGTCGGTGATCGAGCAGTTTGGCGAATATGCCCTGGCCTATGTGGAACTGGCCTCGGGCGAGCTGATGACGGTCAAACTGGATGGCGCGCCGGATCTGCAATTGCATGAGCAGGTGCATATCGGCCTGCCGGCGGATGGGGTGCATTTGTTTGACGCTGAGGGGCGCGCCCTGCGTTAG